In the Granulosicoccus antarcticus IMCC3135 genome, ATCACCGTGTCAAAATCCTCCAACTGAGTATCAAGCGCCGCAGCATGACGGGCCAGACCTGCACTGTTGACCAAGATATCGAATGGCCCTTGCTGGCTGACAGCCTTCTGTACTGCAGCCACATCAGCGATATCCAGCGCCAGCGCCTCACAACTGTAGCCTTGTTCGTGCATGCTCTGGATAGTCTGGTCAAGCCGCTGCAGACCGCGTGCTGCCAGAACGACATGCGCGCCCGCTTCAGCCAGTGCCACGGCGCAGCCCTGTCCGATTCCTGAAGAGGCTCCCGTGACCAAAGCACGGCGGCCCTCAAGTCTGAAGCTAGGTGTTTTGGGCAATGGCATCATGAGGCTGTTTTTCTATCACTGTTGGAAGAGCGCTCATTGTCAGCCATCAATGCGTCTCTTTTATCTCTCAGCTCCAACATGCGTGCAAAAAGATCGATGCCCATCTGGCCGAACAGATCAATCATGTCGACAAAGACCCAGTTTTCAGTGAATTGCTCATCGGAACGCAGCCAGAAGTCGATACCTGAGACAGTGAGCCTGACCCCCGAGGCCGACTCCCCCAGATACGGCCCTGTGTGAGTCGCCTGGACACCGGCCACCCCGGAGGAGGCCAGCAGACGCCCTTCTGCAAATAAAGACTCCAGGGCGAGCACTTTACGGTCGGGAAAAGCGACCAGCCAGGGTTGCTGGTGCAGCTGCTCGAACTCGGAAAAAGACAGACAGGCACCGATTCCGCCCGGCCCGTACCATTTCAGATTGGGATGAAAGAAATCGGCCATACCCATGCTGGACAGATCATTCTGGTCAAATCCATTCAAGCCACCGTAGAGTAGCTTGTGACCCAAGCTCAAGGTCTGCGCAGTTTCCTCAGAGCTCTGTGCCTCATCAAGCACCCCATCGAAGCCTGTCGCCGCAGGATAAACATGAGAGGCACCACGGGGTGCTGGCAACACCGGCAAACCGATCTGCTCGAACCAATCAACAAAGTCGATAATGACCTGTGACTCGACCATCACATCGCCCTTGAAGCGAATAAACTCGCTCCAGCGAATGCGCAAGGGACGACTCGTGGCAGGGATACCCAGAAAGCTGTCGCGGGCCATACCCGTCAGGTAGCCGGTGCCGGCGACCCAATAGGCGTCTTTAGCTTCATCGCCGACATGATCGATCGATTGCCCACCCATGAACAGATGCACTTGCCGAGTCAGATCTGCAAACGCCTGTTTGAGCGGTATCAACACCTCCTGGGCCAGGGCGTAGGGTCCCGTTATTTCACCCAGTGGTGCAGGACCTTTCCAGCAGAAATGCTCTGACAGGTAGGAAGCTGCAACGGCGGGCATATCCTCGCAGCTGGCTGAATCGATGGTCGCCCAGTATTCACGCACACGTGCCTTGTTGGCTTGGTTGAGTTCCAGATTGAGTTCCAAGGCGATTTACTCTTGCGAATTAGTGTGAGGTGCGGCTTCGCCATAAGGCACATTGATGCCGCCATAACGTCGCACCCTTACATTGGCTTGCTCGGCGTGACCGACAAACCCTTCGAGCAGGCACAGGCGTGAGCAGTAAGCGCCGATTTCTGCCGCAGCCGCATCGGTAGTCACCCGCTGATAGCTGTGAGTCTTCAGAAACTTGCCGACCCACAGCCCACCGGTATAGCGTCCGGCCTTGTTGGTGGGCAGCGTATGGTTGGTGCCGATCACCTTGTCGCCGTTGGCCACATTGGTGCGCGGCCCCAGAAACAAAGCGCCATAACAAGTCATGTTTTCCAGAAACCAGTCATCCCGATCAGTCATCACCTGCACGTGCTCACTGGCGATATCATCCGCAACCGCCAGCATTTCATCGTAACTATCGCAGACAATCACTTCGCCGTAATCGCGCCAGCTGGCACCCGCTGTTTCAGCCGTTGGCAGTACCTGCAAGAGGCGCTCGATTTCAGCCAGTGTCTCCTCGGCCAGAGCGCGAGAATTGGTCAACAGCACTGCAGGAGAGTTGTAGCCATGCTCGGCCTGGCCCAGCAAATCGGTGGCGCACAGTTCGGCATCAACCGTCTCATCGGCAATCACCATGGTCTCGGTCGGGCCTGCAAACAGATCGATGCCCACGCGGCCAAACAACTGTCGCTTGGCTTCTGCGACAAAGGCATTACCGGGTCCCACAAGCATGTGCACAGGCTCGATTGTCTCGGTACCCAGTGCCAGCGCGCCGACGCCCTGCATGCCACCCAGTACATAGATTTCGTGTGCACCGGCCATATGCATGGCCGCTATAACGGCCGGATTAGGCTGTCCTTTAAACGGTGCTGTCGTGGCGGCAATACGTGGCACGCCGGCCACCGAGGCTGTCAGCACGGACATATGAGCCGAGGCGACCATGGGAAATTTGCCTGCCGGCACATAACAACCCACCGACTGCACCGGTATGTTCTTGTGCCCCAGAATCACCCCCGGCAGAGTCTCCACTTCAATATCGGTCATGGAGGCACGTTGAGCCTCGGCAAAGCGTCGAACCTGTGCCTGGGCGAATTTGATGTCTTGGATATCACTGGGCGCAACCGCGGCGATCAACGTCTGTATTTCATCCTCGCTGAGGCGGTAGCTATCACGCGAATCCTTGTCGAATTTCTCCGCCAGCTCACGTACTGCAACATCACCACGTGCTTCGATATCGGCTAACGTCGTCTCAACGACCTGCCGCACTTTGGCGTCATCCTCAGCACGCTGCTCAAGAGATTTGCCGCGCTTCAAGTACTCAATCGTCATAACGTTTTCCCGGCTCAGGCCCTGTCAGGGCAGTTTGATCTTGTGAATAATGTCTTGGTTGTAAAACGGCCTTCTATTGGCCGGGCTTAGGCGCCACACGTTCTCCGCGATCAAAGGCCTCCCAGCCTTCGCCACCGAATACATCCTTGCCAAGCTGTGCCAATACATGGGGAAAATCCACCATGACCCAGTTGTCGACAATTTTGCCGTCAACCACTTTCCAGAAATCCATATAACGAATCTCGACCTTCTTGCCGCTAGCCACCACCCCCATGAAGTCGCCGCTATGTGTGGCCTCTTGTCGGCCAAAGGCTGCCGCCCATTCACCCATATACAAACGCGCCTCATCGATACAAACCTTGTCAGAAAAAGCGGCCTGGAAAGGCTGTTGCCAGTTGCTCTGAAACTCTCGCAGGCCAGTCTTGGAACCACAGCCCGCATTACCCATCCAGCGAAAAGACTCGGCGAAAAATTCCCCGATATCGCCTATTCGATGATCATTCAAACCATCGACCATGCTCTCGATCACCTCACGGGTCTGATCCGTCTTGCTCATATCCGTGTCACGGCTCAAGGCCGCTTGTTCGGGTCTGGTTCCCTTCATGACTATTACTACCCTTTTACTGCGCCGGCAGTCAGGCCGGACACGATTTGACGTTGAAAAACCATGATCATGACAAATAACGGTGCGGTAATTGAGACCACCGCCGCCACTGCAAACATCACATTACCCTTGGTCTGGGTGGTTCCCAGAAAACTGGCAATCTTGGGCACCATGGTCTGATTCTCCTTGGACAGGATCATCGCTGTGACCGCAAAATCGTTGTACGCCAGCAAGAATGAAAACAGTCCGGTGGTAATCACCCCAGGCCACATAACCGGCACGATCACATGGCGGAAAGCCTGGAACCGGTTACAGCCATCAACCATGGCGCTCTCGTCCAGATCCTTGGGAATGTTCTTGAAAAACGAGTGCAGCATCCACAGCGTGAAAGGCTGATTGATGGCAACCAGGACAACGACAGCCGTCGACAGATTGCCCCACAGATTCCACTTGAAAAACACCGGCAGATAACCAGACACCAGCGTGATCGGTGGCATGGCACGAAAGATCAGCGCAATGATCAGGAACCAGAAGGCGTAGCGGTAGGTTGAGCGCGATAGAGCGTATCCACCCAGGGTGCCGAATGTGAGCGAGATGGTCACAACGAACAGACAGACAATCGCGGTATTGATCGCCGCCAGACCAAACGCTTCCTTGATCCAGGCACCATAATAGCCATCACCGGTCAGTGCACTACCCGTCTCCTCTATCGTCAATGGGCCGGTGAGTGAGTTGACCCAGTCGGCCTTGGAGAAAAAATCCCCTTCCACCTTGAATGAGCCCCATAGGGTCCACAAGAACGGGAAAGCAGCCAATATCATCCATATCACCAACACACTGATCAACAACACGTTGAGAGCGGCGGACCTTCTTTGCGTTTGCGCAGCCATTAGACGGACCCCTACTTGCGTGTAAAGTCGCGCCAGGTGCGAACCAGCACCGGCATCAACAGGATTGCAATACCCAGAATTGTCAGCACAGACGTTGCGGCTGCCGAACTCAACTGTCGCGTCTCGCCACCCAGATCGTTGTAGATAGCCCAGGAAAGTGAGGTGGCATGTGCCGAGGCGGAGAAACTGACGATAGGCTCGAATACCCGGAAGTTATCCATCAGCTGCATGAGCGCTATAAAGGTTGTCAGCGGCAACAGATGCGGGATGATCACGTAGCGAATCTGCTCCCAACGACTGGCCCCATCGATCATGGCCGACTCCAGAGTGTCGTTATTGACGGTCTGCAAACCGGCGTAGTAGACGATGAAAGCGAAAGGCGCTGAATGCCAGACTCCGTACACCATCAACATGACCCAGGTCAGCGGCGTGGATGCCTTGACCGACAGGTTCGGATCACCTGCTATATATTGCAAGGCCGCCCCCACAACACCGCGAGCGTCCACCATCCAGAAAATAATCAATGAGCCCACCAGAGGCGTCACCATCATGGGCAGCAGGGAGAAGAAGATCAGTGGTCCGCGCAGCTTTTTGGTTGCGCTGTTAACAGCCACCGCGATGATGAAACCGACGATAATCACCAACGGCGTGACAATGAAGGTATAGGCCAGCGTAAAGCTCATGGCCTTGTAGAATGGCAGATTGACCAGCTTATCGTAAAACTCACCGAGTCCTGCCGAACTACGCCAGGCGGCACCAACCTCTTTGACAGCCAGATGACTGCGATCCAGATAGGTAGTCAGACCTGCAAAACGGCCCAGTGGGCTTGCCTTCTGTATGGCCTGTGTGGCTTCCTGATCAACGGCTGTCGTGGTAGTACACCCGAAAGGACCACAGTTCTCGACTTGCTTGATGACTTGCGCATGATCGACATAGACCGACTGCACCGCCACCGAGATTATCGGCACGAAGATAAACAGCAGCATCGCCAGTGACGAGGGAAGCACGAACCAGAAAAACGTCTTGTGTTTCATCAGTTCCTATCCGGAGGGAGGCAGAAAAACATCAATGGGGGCGATTCTCACCGCCCCGCTGTCGATGGGCCTAGTTCAGAAAACCTTTCTCTTTAGCTGCCGTGGTGTACGTAGCCTCGATATCTGACAGAGCCGCTTCGGCGCTTTCCTTGTCTTGCAGATAATCCGACAGGTTGTCACCCAGTGCTGTTTGCAGCAGACCCATATAGGGCAGCATGGGATACGGCTTCGCACTCGCCTGAATGGCAGCAAAAACCCCCTTGTTCACAGGCGCTGGCTCGTAACCTTCGAGCATCCAGACTGCCTGAGCCATGGTTTCATCGTTGAGGATGTCAGGACTGGTGCCCGTCATCATCGACACAAATGTGGCTTCGGCATCTTCATCGCTAATGTTCTTGGCAACGGTCCAACCATCCCACCACAGGGTCGTGGCAGGCACCGTGCCGCCAGCGACTGTCATGGGGCCAGCGACAGCCACATTGCTGTACACCACTTCTTCAGCACCGTCTTCGTCCATCAGCACGCCGACTCGTGAGCCCCACATATTCATCAGAGCCACATTGCCTGCTTCCACTTCGGCACCCGTGGCGTTTGAATCATGAGTCAGAAAATCAGGGTTCATGTATTCGGTCAGTGCTTTCATCATTTCCAGAGCAGCCACGCCCTGAGCATTGTTGATGGCCACTTCAGCCGTTCCGGGCTTGAAGAAATCACCGCCAGCTCCGATGTACATATTGACGAATTCGGTAGCCAGATTCCAGCCCGACTGATAGGCACCTCCAACCGGATTTTCCATGATGCCTTTTTCACGGATCAACTTCGCCGCTTCCAGCAAGGCCTCATAGGTTTTGGGGGGTTCGACGCCAATCTGTTCAAGCACATCCTTGCGATAGGTCAGGTGCTGTGCATTGGCCATGAAGGCGACGGCCATGACCTTGCCATCAATGGTTATCAGGTTGCTCTTGGGAATGTCCTGACCATATTTTTCGATCAGATCGTCCAGTGGACGAAGCACATCGGCATTAATCAGCGCCACGATTGAGGAGTTGGCGATGATGGCTGAGGTGTACTCAGCCGGATTTCCCTGCAAGCCTGCCAGATTGATTTTCTGATGATCAGCGGTCAGATTGGCAGTAATGGTGACACCATCTCCAGCACAGGCTTCTGCGGCTTTGACCACGGTATGAATGGCAGGAAATTCGTTACCAACTATATTGACTCGTCCGGATTCAATACCACAGCCGGCGTAAACTGCATTCGCAGACATCGCCAGTGAGGTGGCGAGTATCAGTTTTTTCAAGAGCATGGTTTGTCTCCCAGGTTGAAATACGGGGTGCGGCCGCAACGATTGCGCCGGCCGTTGGTTCACAACTTGCGCGAAACGCGCGCGCCTGTCTCGGCATCAAAGAGATGACAAAACTGCGGTTCTATGGCGATCGATACCGAGTCTCCGATATTCGTCCGGAAATTCTTGTCAGCTTTGACCGACACCAGCACACCATCAATTCTTACCGAAATCATGGTGGCGTCACCCAACAGCTCCAGCGTGTATACGGGGGCATTGATTTGCCCGTTTGCCCCCTCGGCAAGCCTTGCATCCTCTGCTCGAAAACCCAGAGTGACAGGCCCCTCTTGCGCCTCCAGCACAGGTACCGACATATGTTTCGCCTTGAACACCCCATTCTCGATTACGCCGTCAACCAGATTCATGGCCGGGGAACCGATAAAGCTGGCTACAAAGGCATTACTGGGATTATCGTAGATCTCGGTAGGTGTTCCTACCTGCTGTACCAGCCCGGATTTCATCACCACAACCCGGTCAGCCAGAGTCATGGCCTCGATCTGATCATGAGTGACGTAAACGGTGGTCACCGCCAGCTCGTGGCACAGGTTCTTGATCTGGGCACGGGTAGAAACGCGTAATTTGGCATCCAGGTTGGACAGTGGCTCGTCCATCAGAAAGGCATTTGGCTCACGTACAACCGCACGTGCCAGAGCGACCCGTTGTCGCTGACCACCCGACAGTTCGGCAGGTTTACGATGCAGAAATTCATCCAGCTCAACCATAGCCGAGGCACGCTTGACACGTTCGTCGTGACTGGCAGGATCAATCTTGCGCACCTTCAGGGGAAAACGGATATTTTCGTAGACGTTCATGTTCGGGTAGAGCGCATAGGACTGAAACACCATGGCCACATCCCGATCCTTGGGCTCCAGATCATTGATTACCTTGCCATCAATGCGGATCTCGCCGGAACTGACATCCTCCAGGCCTGCAATCATTCGCATGGTGGTGGTCTTGCCGCAACCGGAAGGTCCCAGCAACACCAGGAATTCACGATCGGCAATGGTCAAGTTGAAGTCATTGACACCAACAAAACTGCCCCACCTCTTGCACAGATTGCGTAGTTCGATTTCAGCCATGGTGAGTCCCTGTCCTCTAATGCACTAAAACAAGATTTTTGCATTCGTTTGCAAAACAATACGCCCAACCACATCTGCAACGCAAGTTATTTTTGCATTCGTATGCAAATTAATTTTTCACACGGTTTACACTAAGCTCTGACAGGTATTGCCCAAGCTTTTCCAGCCCTCTTTGTTCGCAGCATCTCTTTCGAGGTTGTCATGAGTCGTTTCCAATCCGCCAAAAAACTATTGCGTCGCTATATGCAGGCAATGGAAGAGGCCTCAGCATCCACCGCTACCCAAGTGCTCGCCGAGTACACCAGCGCAGACTATTCGTGGCGTGGAGTCTTTCCCTTTCGCGAACAGGACAGTGGTGAATCGGCAGCTCGGGTTTTCTGGCAACCACTGATGCATTCTTTCACTCGCCTGCAACGCCGCGAGGACATCTTCATGGCCGGAGAGAATGTCTATGATGGTGAGACATGGGTCATGAGCTCGGGCAACTTCATGGGCCTGTTTGATAACGACTTTCTGGGCATACCGGCAACCCGGCGCATTGCCAATCTTCGCTATGCAGAATTCAGCTGTGTGCGAGATGGCAAGATCTGCCAGACAGGCTTGTTTGTAGACCTGATTGGCCTCATGGTCCAAGCTGGGGTCAACCCCCTACCCCCTTCCACCGGGGTTTATTACAACTACCCAGGTCCGCGCTACCATGACGGGCTGCTGCATGACGAGGCGGATCCGGCAGATAGTGAAATCACCTTGTCCCTGGTGAATACCATGGTGCAGGATCTGAGTGATCTTAATACCAGTGGCGCAATGGGATGCCCACCGGAGGTGCTGGCCAGGACATGGCATGAGGACATGCTCTGGTATGGCCCTGCGGGAATCGGGGCCAGCTACACCATTCCTCGCTACCAGGAGCAGCACCAGCTACCTTTTCGAAATCAACTGGGCGACAAACAATTCCAGGGACATGTCTGCCGCTTTGCTGAAGGTAATTACGCCTGTTTTTTCGGCTGGCCAAACCTGAGCAACAGCCCCCTGGGTGGCTGGCTCGGTTTACCGGGAGGCAGTCAGCACTCGAAAATGCAAGTGGTCGATATCTACCGACGCGAAGGCGATAAACTGGTAGAGAACTGGATTTTGATCGATCTGCCATGGTGGCTGACACAACAAGGCCTGGATGTACTCCAGCGCAATCGCGAGCTACGTGGAGTTATGTAGAGTCGCCAGAACCTGTAATTTTGAGGCACTATAGCCTTCATGAAAAACTCCCCACAAGCAGACTACGCATCATTGATTGATGCGCAGACTCATGACTTCATTCGTCGCACAGAGCTCTGGTATCCACCCGGCACTACGGGGCAGAGTATCGAGGCGCAGCGTCGCACCTATGATGCGTTGTGTCGGGAGTTTCATCGCGATTACCCGCCCGAAGTGACGGCCTCAGACGATACCACTGGTATATCCACACGACATTATGTGCGTGCCTCTGCTGACAGCACAACGGCTGCAGCCCAGGTCGTGTATTTTCACGGTGGTGGTTTTGTGGTTGGTGGACTGGAGAGTCATGATGATGTCTGCGCCGAAATCTGTCAGGCCAGTGGATTTCCCGTTACTGCTATCGACTACCGCCTCTGTCCTGAACACACACATCCAGCCGCTTTCGAAGATGCCGTGGCCGGCGTAGAAAAAGCCTGGCAGGCCAGTCAGATGCCTATCGTTTTAGTTGGCGACAGTGCCGGTGGCAATCTGGCCGCAGCGGTTGCCCATCAACTGCGTTCAAGCTCAATCAAGCTGGCAGGCCAGGTACTGATTTATCCTGGCCTGGGTGGCGACATGAGCAAAGGCTCCTATCTGCAGCATGCCAATGCGCCCATGCTCAGCACCGAG is a window encoding:
- a CDS encoding ester cyclase gives rise to the protein MELNLELNQANKARVREYWATIDSASCEDMPAVAASYLSEHFCWKGPAPLGEITGPYALAQEVLIPLKQAFADLTRQVHLFMGGQSIDHVGDEAKDAYWVAGTGYLTGMARDSFLGIPATSRPLRIRWSEFIRFKGDVMVESQVIIDFVDWFEQIGLPVLPAPRGASHVYPAATGFDGVLDEAQSSEETAQTLSLGHKLLYGGLNGFDQNDLSSMGMADFFHPNLKWYGPGGIGACLSFSEFEQLHQQPWLVAFPDRKVLALESLFAEGRLLASSGVAGVQATHTGPYLGESASGVRLTVSGIDFWLRSDEQFTENWVFVDMIDLFGQMGIDLFARMLELRDKRDALMADNERSSNSDRKTAS
- the hisD gene encoding histidinol dehydrogenase: MTIEYLKRGKSLEQRAEDDAKVRQVVETTLADIEARGDVAVRELAEKFDKDSRDSYRLSEDEIQTLIAAVAPSDIQDIKFAQAQVRRFAEAQRASMTDIEVETLPGVILGHKNIPVQSVGCYVPAGKFPMVASAHMSVLTASVAGVPRIAATTAPFKGQPNPAVIAAMHMAGAHEIYVLGGMQGVGALALGTETIEPVHMLVGPGNAFVAEAKRQLFGRVGIDLFAGPTETMVIADETVDAELCATDLLGQAEHGYNSPAVLLTNSRALAEETLAEIERLLQVLPTAETAGASWRDYGEVIVCDSYDEMLAVADDIASEHVQVMTDRDDWFLENMTCYGALFLGPRTNVANGDKVIGTNHTLPTNKAGRYTGGLWVGKFLKTHSYQRVTTDAAAAEIGAYCSRLCLLEGFVGHAEQANVRVRRYGGINVPYGEAAPHTNSQE
- a CDS encoding ester cyclase codes for the protein MKGTRPEQAALSRDTDMSKTDQTREVIESMVDGLNDHRIGDIGEFFAESFRWMGNAGCGSKTGLREFQSNWQQPFQAAFSDKVCIDEARLYMGEWAAAFGRQEATHSGDFMGVVASGKKVEIRYMDFWKVVDGKIVDNWVMVDFPHVLAQLGKDVFGGEGWEAFDRGERVAPKPGQ
- a CDS encoding carbohydrate ABC transporter permease — its product is MAAQTQRRSAALNVLLISVLVIWMILAAFPFLWTLWGSFKVEGDFFSKADWVNSLTGPLTIEETGSALTGDGYYGAWIKEAFGLAAINTAIVCLFVVTISLTFGTLGGYALSRSTYRYAFWFLIIALIFRAMPPITLVSGYLPVFFKWNLWGNLSTAVVVLVAINQPFTLWMLHSFFKNIPKDLDESAMVDGCNRFQAFRHVIVPVMWPGVITTGLFSFLLAYNDFAVTAMILSKENQTMVPKIASFLGTTQTKGNVMFAVAAVVSITAPLFVMIMVFQRQIVSGLTAGAVKG
- a CDS encoding carbohydrate ABC transporter permease: MKHKTFFWFVLPSSLAMLLFIFVPIISVAVQSVYVDHAQVIKQVENCGPFGCTTTTAVDQEATQAIQKASPLGRFAGLTTYLDRSHLAVKEVGAAWRSSAGLGEFYDKLVNLPFYKAMSFTLAYTFIVTPLVIIVGFIIAVAVNSATKKLRGPLIFFSLLPMMVTPLVGSLIIFWMVDARGVVGAALQYIAGDPNLSVKASTPLTWVMLMVYGVWHSAPFAFIVYYAGLQTVNNDTLESAMIDGASRWEQIRYVIIPHLLPLTTFIALMQLMDNFRVFEPIVSFSASAHATSLSWAIYNDLGGETRQLSSAAATSVLTILGIAILLMPVLVRTWRDFTRK
- a CDS encoding ABC transporter substrate-binding protein, coding for MLLKKLILATSLAMSANAVYAGCGIESGRVNIVGNEFPAIHTVVKAAEACAGDGVTITANLTADHQKINLAGLQGNPAEYTSAIIANSSIVALINADVLRPLDDLIEKYGQDIPKSNLITIDGKVMAVAFMANAQHLTYRKDVLEQIGVEPPKTYEALLEAAKLIREKGIMENPVGGAYQSGWNLATEFVNMYIGAGGDFFKPGTAEVAINNAQGVAALEMMKALTEYMNPDFLTHDSNATGAEVEAGNVALMNMWGSRVGVLMDEDGAEEVVYSNVAVAGPMTVAGGTVPATTLWWDGWTVAKNISDEDAEATFVSMMTGTSPDILNDETMAQAVWMLEGYEPAPVNKGVFAAIQASAKPYPMLPYMGLLQTALGDNLSDYLQDKESAEAALSDIEATYTTAAKEKGFLN
- a CDS encoding ABC transporter ATP-binding protein; the encoded protein is MAEIELRNLCKRWGSFVGVNDFNLTIADREFLVLLGPSGCGKTTTMRMIAGLEDVSSGEIRIDGKVINDLEPKDRDVAMVFQSYALYPNMNVYENIRFPLKVRKIDPASHDERVKRASAMVELDEFLHRKPAELSGGQRQRVALARAVVREPNAFLMDEPLSNLDAKLRVSTRAQIKNLCHELAVTTVYVTHDQIEAMTLADRVVVMKSGLVQQVGTPTEIYDNPSNAFVASFIGSPAMNLVDGVIENGVFKAKHMSVPVLEAQEGPVTLGFRAEDARLAEGANGQINAPVYTLELLGDATMISVRIDGVLVSVKADKNFRTNIGDSVSIAIEPQFCHLFDAETGARVSRKL
- a CDS encoding nuclear transport factor 2 family protein encodes the protein MSRFQSAKKLLRRYMQAMEEASASTATQVLAEYTSADYSWRGVFPFREQDSGESAARVFWQPLMHSFTRLQRREDIFMAGENVYDGETWVMSSGNFMGLFDNDFLGIPATRRIANLRYAEFSCVRDGKICQTGLFVDLIGLMVQAGVNPLPPSTGVYYNYPGPRYHDGLLHDEADPADSEITLSLVNTMVQDLSDLNTSGAMGCPPEVLARTWHEDMLWYGPAGIGASYTIPRYQEQHQLPFRNQLGDKQFQGHVCRFAEGNYACFFGWPNLSNSPLGGWLGLPGGSQHSKMQVVDIYRREGDKLVENWILIDLPWWLTQQGLDVLQRNRELRGVM
- a CDS encoding alpha/beta hydrolase, which codes for MKNSPQADYASLIDAQTHDFIRRTELWYPPGTTGQSIEAQRRTYDALCREFHRDYPPEVTASDDTTGISTRHYVRASADSTTAAAQVVYFHGGGFVVGGLESHDDVCAEICQASGFPVTAIDYRLCPEHTHPAAFEDAVAGVEKAWQASQMPIVLVGDSAGGNLAAAVAHQLRSSSIKLAGQVLIYPGLGGDMSKGSYLQHANAPMLSTEEVEYYATLRASASHDKSDPTLSPLSDSDFSALPPTLVFGAECDPLSDDGKHYRDRILQAGGKAAWFNEAGLVHGYLRARSTVERAESSFKRIVEGIHLLGTGQWLNT